In Aliamphritea ceti, a single window of DNA contains:
- a CDS encoding NAD-dependent succinate-semialdehyde dehydrogenase: MAIQLNDSGLLKTQAYIDGNWTAGFEGKTFAVTNPANGEHLADVADVGAAETRQAIEAASRAMQEWRALAPASRSAVLEKWHALILENQEDLAILMTAEQGKPMFESRGEVGYGASYLKWFAEEGKRVYGDIIPTPQTDRRGIAIKQPVGVVAAITPWNFPNAMITRKVAPALAVGCAIILKPAAETPLSALALVELAERAGLPAGLFSVITGSDAAAIGGEMTSNPTVKKVTFTGSTPVGKLLMRQCADTVKRTSMELGGNAPVIVFDDADLDQAIAGALVSKYRNSGQTCICANRLIVQEGIYDAFVEKLRVAVAEFNIGDGFAADTTHGPLITEKAVRDVHAKVTSAIEEGAKVVIGGEPQAGEGNFYQPTILTDVNPSMRVFREEIFGPVAPIFKFSTEEEAIAMANDTEFGLAAYFYTENMGRMWRVAEGIDYGMVGVNETAISSEVIPFGGVKESGQGREGSKYGLDDYLETKYICMGGLNR, from the coding sequence ATGGCAATTCAACTAAACGATTCTGGTCTGCTGAAAACCCAGGCTTATATTGATGGTAACTGGACAGCCGGTTTCGAAGGTAAAACCTTTGCGGTGACAAACCCTGCAAACGGTGAACATCTGGCTGATGTTGCTGATGTAGGTGCGGCGGAAACTCGTCAGGCGATTGAAGCTGCATCCCGTGCGATGCAGGAATGGCGTGCGCTAGCACCGGCAAGCCGCAGTGCTGTATTAGAAAAGTGGCATGCGCTGATCCTGGAAAATCAGGAAGACCTGGCGATTCTGATGACTGCAGAGCAGGGCAAGCCAATGTTCGAATCCCGTGGTGAAGTGGGTTACGGCGCGTCTTACCTGAAGTGGTTTGCCGAAGAAGGTAAGCGGGTGTATGGCGATATTATTCCAACCCCACAGACTGACCGTCGCGGTATCGCGATTAAACAGCCAGTTGGCGTGGTGGCGGCAATTACGCCGTGGAACTTCCCGAATGCGATGATTACCCGCAAGGTTGCACCGGCACTGGCAGTAGGTTGCGCGATCATTCTTAAGCCAGCTGCAGAAACGCCATTGTCTGCACTGGCACTGGTTGAACTGGCAGAGCGTGCCGGTTTACCTGCAGGCTTGTTCAGTGTGATCACTGGCAGTGATGCAGCTGCTATAGGCGGTGAAATGACCTCTAACCCAACGGTGAAGAAAGTCACTTTTACCGGTTCTACTCCGGTAGGCAAGCTGCTGATGCGCCAATGTGCAGACACTGTTAAACGTACTTCTATGGAGCTTGGCGGTAACGCGCCGGTTATCGTTTTTGATGATGCCGATCTGGATCAGGCAATTGCCGGTGCTCTGGTATCTAAATACCGCAACTCTGGTCAGACCTGCATCTGTGCTAACCGCCTGATCGTTCAGGAAGGTATTTATGATGCCTTCGTTGAAAAGCTGCGTGTTGCTGTTGCTGAATTTAATATTGGTGATGGCTTTGCGGCAGATACAACACACGGTCCGCTGATTACTGAAAAAGCAGTCCGTGACGTACACGCCAAAGTGACCAGTGCTATTGAAGAGGGTGCCAAGGTTGTTATTGGTGGTGAGCCTCAGGCAGGCGAAGGTAACTTTTATCAGCCAACGATTCTGACGGATGTGAATCCTTCAATGCGTGTATTCCGTGAAGAGATTTTTGGTCCGGTTGCGCCAATCTTCAAGTTCAGCACCGAAGAAGAAGCTATTGCGATGGCCAACGATACTGAGTTTGGTCTGGCGGCATATTTCTACACTGAAAATATGGGCCGTATGTGGCGTGTAGCCGAAGGCATTGATTACGGCATGGTAGGCGTTAATGAAACGGCTATCAGTTCAGAAGTGATCCCGTTTGGTGGTGTTAAAGAATCGGGTCAGGGTCGCGAAGGTTCGAAATATGGACTGGATGATTACCTGGAAACTAAATACATCTGTATGGGCGGTCTGAACCGCTAA
- a CDS encoding aminotransferase, with product MSNIIYPTTNLKNTETLTIERGDGVYVYDDQGNRYLEGLAGLWCTSLGYNNRELIDAANEQMGQLSYSHMFGGKTHQVGIDLAAKVAEMVPVENAKVFFGNSGSDANDTHIKMLRYYFNAIGKPEKFKIISRDRSYHGITVASASLTGLPANHQHFDLPFDTLGILRTDAPHYYRGALPGESEADFVTRITNNLEQMILQEGPETIAAFIAEPITGASGVIVPPQGYYQRVQDILAKYDILFWADEVITGFGRTGKDFGCNTMGIDSPALMTLAKQLSSAYIPISASVVRGDIYEAMIEPSSQVGVFGHGYTYSGHPVGCAVALKTLEIYQRDNIFGKAAETGAYLQEGLSKLADHPLVGEVRGEGMIAAVEMVANKQTGEAFAGGAIGAFAQQACERHGLITRAVAGSSLALCPPLIATEQHIDEILESFGKALDDTLDHVTKQGLLTG from the coding sequence ATGAGCAATATCATTTATCCGACCACTAACCTGAAAAACACTGAAACCCTGACTATTGAACGTGGCGACGGTGTGTATGTTTACGATGATCAGGGCAACCGTTATCTGGAGGGCCTGGCGGGTCTGTGGTGCACCTCGCTGGGATACAACAACCGCGAACTGATTGATGCTGCCAATGAACAGATGGGGCAGCTGTCTTACTCGCACATGTTTGGCGGTAAAACCCATCAGGTCGGTATTGATTTAGCGGCTAAAGTGGCGGAAATGGTACCGGTAGAGAATGCCAAAGTATTCTTCGGTAACTCCGGCAGTGACGCTAACGATACACACATTAAAATGCTGCGTTATTACTTTAATGCGATCGGTAAGCCAGAAAAGTTTAAGATTATCTCCCGCGACCGTTCTTATCACGGGATTACCGTCGCTTCGGCTTCGCTGACCGGCTTGCCTGCTAACCATCAGCATTTTGATTTGCCATTCGATACGCTGGGCATTCTGCGTACCGATGCACCGCATTACTACCGCGGTGCTTTACCGGGTGAATCTGAAGCGGATTTCGTTACCCGGATTACCAATAACCTTGAACAGATGATTTTGCAAGAAGGCCCGGAAACGATTGCTGCTTTCATCGCTGAGCCAATTACCGGTGCCAGTGGTGTAATTGTTCCACCGCAGGGCTATTACCAGCGGGTTCAGGACATTCTGGCGAAGTACGACATTCTGTTCTGGGCAGACGAAGTAATTACTGGCTTTGGCCGTACAGGTAAAGACTTCGGCTGTAACACTATGGGTATCGATTCACCTGCGCTGATGACACTGGCTAAACAGCTTTCGTCTGCTTATATCCCGATCAGTGCTTCAGTGGTACGTGGCGATATTTACGAAGCCATGATAGAGCCAAGCTCACAGGTTGGCGTATTCGGTCACGGTTATACTTATTCCGGTCACCCGGTTGGTTGTGCCGTTGCTCTGAAGACACTGGAAATTTATCAGCGCGATAACATCTTTGGTAAGGCCGCAGAAACCGGCGCTTATCTGCAGGAAGGCTTGAGTAAGCTGGCGGATCATCCGCTAGTGGGTGAAGTGCGGGGCGAAGGTATGATCGCCGCTGTTGAGATGGTAGCCAATAAGCAGACAGGCGAAGCCTTTGCCGGTGGTGCTATTGGTGCATTTGCTCAGCAGGCCTGTGAACGCCATGGCCTGATTACCCGTGCGGTTGCAGGTTCATCGCTGGCATTGTGTCCACCGTTAATTGCCACTGAGCAACACATCGATGAAATCCTTGAGTCATTCGGTAAAGCACTGGATGACACTTTGGATCACGTCACTAAGCAGGGATTGCTGACTGGCTAA
- a CDS encoding DUF3422 family protein: MRQALHQLPTLTDPLNETFGLSQHARFQGNYADLHARPFPVATTPVRVSHMTLLHTGADHYPRELKHLSSLCKRYSINPPSEGDVCFYQNFGEFEVRWERHTEFSSYTFLLKGKSTQCFSQTAISLLPDDWISELPGEVVAALHIEGIDSDTAVVDKETLRPCFEGQRLIASQLGNEAASVWSALRLHSDGFNRVLLVNRSLNECQTGRLIRTLLELEAYRNMMLLAFPVAQQTSAQVSDMETELADLLRQISGERVISEEREQLEKLSDMAAAVAELIAETRYRFDAARAYYQMVQSRLDDLQETELNGLQTMSAFIEHRLGPAFRTTEATKRRLDDLSSRVDRASDFLRTRVDMAIEAQNQALLQSMDKRAQLQFRLQQTVEGLSIVVITYYVLALCSFIFKAAVPFAPWMDVDLLRAAFLPVVLASVWLVTHRVKKHLKRDAEN, translated from the coding sequence TTGCGCCAGGCTCTACACCAGTTACCGACTCTGACCGACCCGTTAAATGAAACTTTCGGGCTGAGTCAGCATGCGCGTTTTCAGGGCAACTATGCTGATTTGCACGCCCGTCCGTTTCCGGTCGCAACAACACCGGTAAGGGTTTCGCATATGACATTGCTGCATACCGGTGCCGACCATTATCCCCGGGAGCTTAAGCACCTGAGTAGCCTGTGTAAGCGATACAGCATTAATCCGCCATCAGAAGGGGATGTGTGCTTCTATCAGAACTTTGGTGAATTCGAAGTACGCTGGGAACGCCATACTGAATTCAGCAGCTATACCTTTTTGCTGAAAGGTAAGAGTACGCAGTGTTTTTCGCAAACGGCAATCAGCCTGTTACCGGATGACTGGATCAGTGAATTACCCGGTGAAGTTGTTGCTGCGCTACATATTGAAGGTATCGACAGTGATACAGCAGTGGTTGATAAAGAAACCCTGCGGCCCTGTTTTGAAGGCCAGCGGCTGATCGCGTCGCAGCTGGGTAACGAAGCGGCCAGTGTCTGGAGTGCGTTGCGTTTACACAGTGATGGTTTTAATCGTGTTTTGCTGGTGAATCGTAGTCTGAATGAATGCCAGACCGGCCGGTTAATCCGGACACTGCTGGAACTGGAAGCTTACCGAAACATGATGTTACTGGCCTTTCCGGTGGCACAGCAGACCAGCGCGCAGGTCAGTGATATGGAAACTGAACTGGCAGACTTGCTGCGCCAGATCAGTGGTGAGCGGGTTATCAGTGAAGAACGTGAACAGTTAGAAAAGCTTTCTGATATGGCTGCCGCTGTCGCTGAGTTAATTGCTGAAACCCGTTACCGTTTTGATGCCGCACGAGCTTACTACCAGATGGTACAGAGCCGCCTTGATGATCTGCAGGAAACCGAGCTTAACGGCCTGCAAACAATGTCGGCGTTTATTGAGCACCGCTTAGGCCCGGCCTTTCGGACAACGGAAGCCACCAAACGCCGTCTGGATGATCTTTCCAGCCGGGTTGACCGGGCCAGTGACTTTTTGCGCACACGGGTAGATATGGCTATTGAGGCGCAAAATCAGGCTTTGCTGCAATCGATGGATAAACGGGCTCAGCTGCAGTTCCGCTTACAGCAGACAGTTGAAGGCCTGTCGATTGTTGTTATCACCTACTATGTGCTGGCCCTGTGTAGCTTTATATTCAAAGCTGCTGTGCCGTTTGCACCCTGGATGGATGTTGATCTCCTCAGAGCGGCGTTTCTTCCGGTAGTGCTAGCCAGCGTGTGGCTGGTGACTCATCGGGTGAAGAAACATCTGAAACGGGATGCCGAGAACTGA
- a CDS encoding metal-dependent hydrolase, translating into MDSVTQIALGAALGQAVLGHKVGYRAALWGGVVATIPDLDVFVSMGSAVADFTYHRSFSHSLITLSILAPLLAWLINKFHKQYPGLQRQWLLLVWLALVTHPILDSFTIYGTQLFWPLPVVPIGTGSVFIIDPLYTVPLLIGVALALSSRQADWGRRMNRIGLAFSSLYLVWGLSAQAYVTGIAEENLASVTTTSDQKNELLVTAGPFNTVLWRVLVMQDDGYLEGYYSLFDPDRSIDFKHYANQPELLSDLQDHWPVTRLQWFSKGFLKVEHSNENDVVISDLRMGSEPAYVFTFKVAEQEGEQIVPVTDQRIEQPRDWGLAKQLLQRIVSRDN; encoded by the coding sequence ATGGATTCAGTTACGCAGATAGCGTTGGGTGCAGCGCTTGGGCAAGCCGTATTAGGGCATAAAGTAGGTTACCGTGCTGCGCTTTGGGGCGGTGTTGTGGCGACCATACCTGATCTGGATGTGTTTGTGTCCATGGGCAGTGCAGTGGCAGATTTTACCTATCATCGCAGTTTCAGCCATTCACTGATTACGCTTAGCATATTGGCGCCGCTTCTGGCCTGGCTGATTAATAAATTTCATAAGCAGTACCCCGGCCTGCAACGGCAATGGTTGTTGCTGGTCTGGCTGGCGTTAGTTACCCATCCTATTCTTGATAGCTTTACCATCTACGGAACACAACTGTTCTGGCCATTGCCTGTGGTGCCGATAGGTACTGGCAGTGTATTTATCATTGATCCTCTGTACACAGTGCCGCTGTTAATTGGCGTTGCGCTGGCCTTGTCTTCCCGACAGGCTGACTGGGGGCGGCGAATGAACCGTATCGGTCTGGCATTTAGCAGTTTATATCTTGTCTGGGGTTTGTCTGCGCAGGCTTACGTCACTGGGATTGCTGAAGAAAACCTGGCTTCGGTAACGACTACAAGTGATCAGAAAAACGAATTGCTGGTAACAGCTGGCCCCTTTAATACTGTGTTATGGCGGGTTTTAGTGATGCAGGATGATGGCTATCTGGAAGGCTATTACTCATTATTCGATCCGGACCGCAGTATTGATTTTAAGCATTATGCAAATCAGCCGGAATTATTATCTGACTTACAGGATCACTGGCCGGTAACGCGTTTGCAGTGGTTCAGTAAAGGTTTTCTCAAAGTAGAGCATAGCAACGAGAATGACGTGGTTATATCTGATCTGCGGATGGGGTCGGAACCTGCTTATGTCTTTACCTTTAAAGTCGCCGAACAGGAAGGCGAACAGATAGTGCCTGTTACGGATCAGCGCATAGAACAACCCCGTGACTGGGGGCTGGCTAAACAATTACTACAGCGAATTGTCAGCCGCGATAACTGA
- a CDS encoding EamA family transporter, which translates to MNLRDTLLGLIIVVVWGFNFVVIAWGLEGMPPLLLGGLRFLLVAVLGCWFVARPDVPLRWLLAYGLTLGFAQFALLFTAMHLGMPAGLASLVLQAQAFFTLLLASFWLKEEIRSYQLLAIMIAGSGLVMIGWGDVWFSSTEIIAEDVQQSMTAIGFGLTIAAAIAWAFGNVVNREIHQRGFNKTKNGAISLVVWSAWIPPLPFFALSLYLEGPLIENALLNIGFSSIFALVYLALIATILGYSLWGYLLSSYPVSQVAPLTLGVPVVGLSCAALLLDEQLSSMQWLGILLVLAGLGVNMRGPHVMRWLSGLSKASAVK; encoded by the coding sequence ATGAATCTCAGAGATACTCTGCTGGGCCTGATTATTGTTGTGGTCTGGGGGTTCAACTTTGTAGTTATTGCCTGGGGGCTGGAAGGTATGCCGCCTCTGTTACTGGGTGGTTTACGCTTTTTACTGGTAGCAGTCTTAGGTTGCTGGTTTGTGGCCCGACCGGATGTCCCTTTACGCTGGCTACTGGCCTACGGTCTGACACTTGGCTTTGCCCAGTTCGCATTACTCTTTACTGCTATGCATCTGGGAATGCCCGCCGGGCTGGCATCGCTGGTGCTTCAGGCACAGGCGTTTTTCACCTTACTACTGGCATCTTTCTGGCTGAAGGAAGAGATTCGCAGTTATCAGTTACTGGCGATTATGATTGCCGGATCAGGCCTGGTAATGATCGGTTGGGGGGATGTCTGGTTCTCATCAACAGAGATTATTGCAGAAGACGTGCAGCAAAGCATGACTGCAATTGGCTTTGGCCTGACGATTGCCGCCGCTATTGCCTGGGCATTCGGTAATGTTGTTAACCGGGAAATTCACCAGCGCGGTTTTAATAAAACTAAAAACGGGGCGATCAGTTTAGTGGTTTGGTCTGCCTGGATACCACCGTTACCGTTTTTTGCTTTGTCGCTGTATCTTGAAGGGCCTTTGATAGAAAATGCGTTACTGAACATTGGCTTCAGCTCCATCTTTGCGCTGGTATATCTGGCACTGATCGCCACTATTCTGGGTTACAGTCTGTGGGGATACTTACTGAGCAGCTATCCGGTTTCGCAGGTAGCCCCTCTGACACTGGGTGTACCGGTTGTCGGCCTGAGCTGTGCTGCGTTATTGCTGGATGAACAACTCAGCAGTATGCAATGGCTGGGCATTCTACTGGTGCTGGCCGGGTTGGGCGTGAATATGCGCGGACCGCATGTTATGCGATGGTTATCCGGGTTATCTAAGGCCAGCGCTGTTAAGTAA
- the sbcD gene encoding exonuclease subunit SbcD produces MAAPQPVNELNNYMRILHTSDWHLGQNFMGKSRLDEHRQFCDWVLQQVQEQAVDAVLIVGDVFDTGAPPSYARELYNHFIVELSRLNCQLVVLAGNHDSVAMLNESKTLLEQLNTRVIAGVGDAIDQQVIVLNQADGEPGAVLCAVPYLRPRDLMVSEAGQTGKQKQQQLGQAISDFYQSRYELAQQVAAEQGANEALPIVATGHLTAMGVQTSESVRDIYVGSLEAFPASHFPPADYIALGHIHRPQKVAKSDTIRYCGSPIPLSFDELRSQKQVLLVDVAPGKTADVTVLPIPMFQPMAQLKGDLQVIAEQLAELETNDVLPIWLTIEVSAQSYLNDLQQRIQSLTADYNVEVLQLRRSRVQKSEQSDNEQRETLAELNPQDVFEQRLAREDFSSEEEQNRLQRLRVNFAQVLGEVRDNLNDEDQELAAQLTQAANAVTQASVSDKTNIEEAVREEVTSEEIVDEERVTQVAEDSSTELSSPDLDQEAVVAEPEPEPEPEPEPEPEPEPEPEPEPEPEPEPEAISEATAESEVLAVDDLFGGDLPENKPVSKQPANEPESQPANESEGKPAASSEVKGLFVKASEKTSEKASGKKPASKKATAKNSKAAEPDGMQQQSLIDLF; encoded by the coding sequence ATGGCTGCTCCGCAGCCGGTGAATGAGTTAAATAATTACATGCGAATTTTGCATACATCTGACTGGCATCTCGGTCAGAACTTTATGGGTAAAAGTCGGCTGGATGAACATCGTCAGTTTTGTGACTGGGTGTTACAGCAGGTTCAGGAACAGGCGGTCGATGCGGTACTGATTGTTGGTGATGTTTTCGATACCGGCGCACCGCCGAGCTATGCCCGTGAATTGTATAACCATTTTATTGTTGAACTCAGCCGGTTGAATTGCCAGTTAGTTGTACTGGCAGGCAATCATGATTCAGTCGCTATGCTGAACGAATCTAAAACTTTGCTTGAACAGCTGAACACCCGGGTAATTGCTGGTGTTGGCGACGCAATTGATCAGCAGGTTATCGTCCTGAATCAGGCGGATGGTGAGCCCGGTGCAGTACTTTGTGCGGTGCCGTATCTGAGGCCCAGGGATCTGATGGTTAGCGAAGCTGGCCAGACTGGCAAGCAGAAACAGCAACAGTTAGGTCAGGCCATCAGTGACTTTTACCAGAGCCGTTATGAACTGGCGCAGCAGGTAGCAGCCGAACAAGGCGCTAATGAGGCACTGCCTATAGTTGCTACTGGCCACTTAACAGCAATGGGCGTTCAGACCAGCGAATCCGTTCGGGATATTTATGTTGGCTCATTGGAGGCCTTTCCAGCCAGTCATTTTCCACCGGCAGACTACATTGCCTTAGGCCATATTCACCGGCCGCAGAAAGTCGCTAAATCCGACACTATCCGTTATTGCGGCTCACCCATTCCACTCAGTTTTGATGAGTTACGCAGCCAAAAGCAGGTATTGCTGGTGGATGTGGCTCCCGGCAAAACCGCAGATGTAACTGTCCTGCCAATTCCTATGTTTCAACCGATGGCACAGCTTAAAGGTGATTTACAGGTAATAGCCGAGCAGCTGGCAGAGCTGGAAACCAATGATGTTTTGCCAATCTGGCTAACCATAGAAGTGAGCGCACAGTCGTATCTGAATGACCTGCAGCAGCGGATCCAGAGTTTAACTGCAGACTATAACGTAGAGGTTCTGCAGTTACGCCGCAGCCGGGTACAGAAGTCTGAACAGTCCGACAATGAGCAGCGTGAAACACTGGCGGAGTTAAATCCGCAGGATGTGTTTGAGCAACGGCTCGCCCGGGAAGATTTCAGCAGCGAAGAAGAACAAAACCGCCTGCAGCGCTTACGGGTTAATTTCGCCCAGGTACTGGGTGAAGTCCGAGACAACCTGAACGATGAAGATCAGGAACTGGCGGCACAATTGACCCAGGCTGCAAATGCTGTGACTCAAGCCTCTGTCAGTGACAAAACGAATATTGAAGAAGCCGTCAGGGAAGAGGTTACCAGCGAAGAAATTGTTGATGAAGAGCGGGTAACTCAGGTTGCTGAAGATTCAAGTACAGAGCTTTCATCTCCCGATCTGGATCAGGAAGCTGTTGTCGCAGAGCCAGAGCCAGAGCCAGAGCCAGAGCCAGAGCCAGAGCCAGAGCCAGAGCCAGAGCCAGAGCCAGAGCCAGAGCCAGAGCCAGAGCCAGAGGCTATTTCTGAAGCTACAGCCGAGTCAGAAGTGCTGGCTGTGGATGATTTGTTCGGCGGTGACTTACCTGAAAATAAGCCTGTAAGTAAACAGCCTGCAAATGAGCCAGAGAGTCAGCCCGCTAATGAATCTGAGGGCAAGCCTGCAGCCAGCTCTGAAGTGAAAGGTCTCTTTGTAAAAGCTTCTGAAAAAACTTCTGAGAAAGCGTCTGGAAAGAAGCCAGCATCTAAAAAAGCCACAGCGAAAAACAGTAAAGCAGCTGAGCCAGATGGCATGCAGCAACAATCACTGATCGATTTATTTTAA